The following coding sequences are from one Nitrosopumilaceae archaeon window:
- a CDS encoding 5,10-methenyltetrahydrofolate synthetase, whose protein sequence is MTITYEINPPKIIQDTVLSQKELQDSLNKLKSKALKVGKVCKSIHLTDSVLGIPRISPITAGFFIRDSNKKIRISASIRVRDRNLISITQTISDAILLDLNGVLILKGDTPPVGPKDSKLIPSDIVKQFNEQGFGKKIDLYLSLSSNPDFEKIHKKIEAQPKGFVTQVISSTDQVTRIVDKLKPEGFKIIPCILLASEKNSKSAKMLNLDWSNYSKNMIGFIKQIHKISGNVLISSPNDFIGALEILKNLA, encoded by the coding sequence ATGACAATTACTTATGAGATAAATCCCCCAAAAATCATTCAAGATACAGTATTATCTCAAAAAGAACTGCAAGATTCTCTTAATAAATTAAAATCTAAAGCATTGAAGGTTGGCAAGGTTTGTAAAAGTATCCACTTGACTGATTCAGTTCTTGGCATACCAAGAATATCACCTATTACCGCAGGTTTCTTTATTAGAGATTCTAATAAAAAAATAAGAATCTCTGCAAGCATACGAGTAAGGGATAGGAATCTTATTTCCATTACTCAAACAATTTCTGATGCAATTTTGCTTGATCTAAATGGTGTTCTTATTCTTAAGGGAGATACTCCACCTGTTGGACCAAAGGATTCTAAGCTTATACCAAGTGATATTGTAAAACAATTTAATGAACAGGGTTTTGGAAAAAAAATTGATCTTTATCTTTCATTATCAAGCAATCCAGATTTTGAAAAAATTCACAAAAAAATTGAAGCTCAACCAAAAGGATTTGTCACTCAGGTCATTAGCTCCACTGACCAAGTTACAAGAATAGTTGATAAATTAAAACCAGAAGGGTTCAAGATAATTCCTTGTATTTTGTTAGCTTCAGAAAAAAATTCAAAATCTGCAAAAATGCTCAATTTGGATTGGTCAAATTATAGTAAAAATATGATTGGTTTCATAAAACAAATACACAAAATTTCAGGCAATGTATTGATTAGCTCACCAAATGATTTTATTGGAGCCTTAGAGATATTGAAAAATCTGGCGTGA
- a CDS encoding argininosuccinate synthase, translating into MKGKAVLAFSGGLDTSVVVKYLQEKHNLDVVTVTIDVGQGDDQKKIASKAKKLGVVKHYNLDARSEFVNDFIFPSIKANALYQKKYCLATALARPLIAQKVVDIAKKENAKALAHGCTGKGNDQVRFDVTMRSGTTLPIIAPIRDLNLTRDVELKFAKKHGIQIDTAAKRFSIDQNLWGRAIEGGDMEDAYKEPPEDAFIWVKTRNMPDKPQYLEIKFKEGVPVAADGKQLKPIELIQYINKKAGACGVGIVDHIEDRVVGIKSREVYETPAATCLIEAHTDLEKMVLTKHELRFKSLVDSEWAWLAYSGLWQDPLKSDLDMFINATQKRVSGTVKLKMFKGSLIVVGRKSEYSLYSHDLATYGSGSTFDQTLAKGFVELWGLQSTEANKLLKKR; encoded by the coding sequence ATGAAAGGAAAAGCAGTTCTAGCTTTCTCTGGTGGTTTAGACACCTCAGTTGTTGTAAAATATCTCCAAGAAAAACACAACTTGGATGTAGTTACTGTTACAATAGATGTAGGTCAAGGTGATGATCAAAAAAAGATCGCATCAAAGGCAAAAAAACTTGGAGTAGTAAAACATTACAACTTGGATGCGCGTTCAGAATTTGTAAATGATTTCATTTTTCCTTCTATAAAGGCAAATGCACTTTATCAGAAAAAATATTGTCTTGCAACTGCACTAGCAAGGCCATTGATTGCACAAAAGGTAGTAGATATTGCAAAAAAAGAAAATGCCAAAGCACTTGCACATGGCTGCACAGGCAAAGGAAACGATCAGGTAAGATTTGATGTTACAATGCGTTCAGGTACTACACTTCCTATCATAGCACCAATTAGGGATCTTAATCTTACACGCGATGTTGAACTAAAATTTGCAAAAAAACACGGCATCCAAATAGATACTGCCGCAAAAAGATTTAGTATAGATCAAAACTTGTGGGGTCGTGCTATTGAAGGAGGAGATATGGAAGATGCATACAAGGAACCACCAGAAGATGCGTTCATTTGGGTAAAGACTAGGAATATGCCAGATAAACCACAATATCTAGAGATAAAATTCAAAGAAGGTGTACCAGTCGCAGCAGACGGTAAACAGCTAAAACCTATTGAACTAATACAATACATCAACAAAAAGGCAGGCGCTTGTGGAGTAGGTATTGTGGATCACATAGAAGATCGTGTAGTTGGTATAAAATCACGTGAAGTATACGAAACACCGGCAGCAACTTGTCTCATTGAGGCTCATACCGATCTGGAAAAGATGGTTCTTACAAAACACGAACTTAGATTCAAATCACTTGTAGATTCAGAATGGGCTTGGTTAGCATATTCCGGATTGTGGCAGGATCCACTAAAATCTGATTTAGATATGTTTATCAATGCGACTCAAAAGAGAGTTAGCGGAACTGTAAAACTAAAGATGTTTAAAGGAAGTCTAATAGTAGTTGGAAGAAAATCAGAATATTCGTTGTACAGCCATGACTTGGCAACATATGGATCTGGTTCCACATTTGATCAAACTTTGGCAAAAGGATTTGTTGAGTTGTGGGGACTCCAATCAACAGAAGCTAATAAATTACTAAAAAAGAGGTGA
- a CDS encoding ABC transporter substrate-binding protein → MTPKIKFVIVGLIIGIVIAINFFPNQVSVINNSNFTDTKSVNVTKVDTLRIGYFANINHAQAVIGLGNGDFQKELGDIKIETQVFNAGPSAIEALFANKVDVTYVGSNPAINGYIKSDGQGLRIIAGAASGGAVFVVRNDADINSAADFAGKKFASPQIGNTQDVALRHYLLKNGYKTTENGGNVTVIPVNNPDIVTLFLKKSIDGAWVPEPWGAKLVKEANGKILVDERDLWSNGKFVTAQIVVRTDYLKSHPDVIKKLLEAHIDETIWINNNKDQAAQAFNVQLEKLTGKTIPDDEFKDAFSRLEITYDPMKESLYKSANDAFELGFLGDKKPDLTNIYDLALLNQILGEKNLLTIP, encoded by the coding sequence ATGACTCCTAAAATTAAATTTGTAATTGTTGGATTAATAATTGGAATAGTTATAGCTATTAACTTTTTTCCAAATCAGGTTTCTGTGATAAATAATTCTAACTTTACAGATACTAAATCCGTTAATGTCACAAAGGTTGATACTCTGCGAATTGGATATTTTGCAAACATAAATCACGCACAAGCAGTAATCGGTCTTGGAAACGGAGATTTTCAAAAGGAACTTGGAGATATCAAAATAGAAACACAAGTCTTCAATGCAGGTCCATCTGCAATCGAAGCATTATTTGCAAATAAGGTTGACGTTACATATGTTGGATCCAACCCTGCAATCAATGGTTATATCAAATCTGATGGACAAGGTTTGCGAATCATTGCGGGTGCAGCAAGTGGTGGTGCAGTTTTTGTGGTTAGAAATGATGCGGATATAAATTCTGCCGCAGATTTTGCTGGCAAAAAGTTTGCATCTCCTCAAATTGGAAATACACAAGATGTTGCACTACGACACTATTTACTAAAAAATGGATACAAAACTACTGAGAATGGAGGAAATGTAACAGTAATTCCTGTGAATAATCCTGATATTGTGACGCTATTTTTAAAAAAGAGTATTGATGGGGCATGGGTGCCAGAGCCATGGGGCGCAAAACTTGTCAAAGAAGCAAATGGAAAAATTCTGGTGGATGAGAGAGATTTATGGTCAAATGGAAAATTTGTAACAGCACAAATAGTTGTTAGAACTGATTATTTGAAAAGTCATCCAGATGTTATAAAAAAACTACTAGAAGCACACATTGATGAGACTATCTGGATAAATAACAATAAAGATCAAGCCGCTCAAGCATTCAATGTACAATTAGAAAAACTCACAGGCAAGACAATCCCTGATGATGAATTCAAAGATGCGTTTTCACGACTTGAAATAACATATGATCCAATGAAAGAATCACTTTACAAATCTGCTAATGATGCATTTGAATTAGGTTTTCTTGGAGATAAAAAACCAGATTTGACCAACATATATGATTTAGCGCTTCTTAATCAAATTCTTGGGGAAAAAAATCTGTTAACTATACCTTAA
- a CDS encoding ABC transporter permease has product MSEKLISKKTSHGSFDDAANAALFLAVFIGVWQAVFMFGIWPTISLPSPLMVAESFVKILWNHSLPVSIGVTLARLVAAFAISIALGTLIGLAMIKFKGFGKTLSSFSAGLLSFPSIAWVPFSILLIGFNDFGILFVVVMSSIFSIMISTYSSVRNIPPIYLDAAKNMGAKGFYLFRHVTIPAATPSLIIGIRQAWSFAWHAIIGAEILMSIVGLGHILSVGRDFLDMGQVIASMITIFAIGLLVDRLLLFKLDERVRRKWGLDHHR; this is encoded by the coding sequence ATGAGTGAAAAATTGATTTCAAAGAAGACATCTCATGGTAGTTTTGATGATGCTGCTAATGCAGCATTGTTTCTTGCAGTGTTTATTGGTGTATGGCAAGCAGTCTTCATGTTTGGCATATGGCCAACAATCTCATTGCCTTCACCATTGATGGTTGCAGAATCATTTGTGAAGATACTTTGGAATCATTCTCTACCTGTGAGTATAGGTGTAACTTTGGCAAGACTTGTAGCTGCATTTGCTATTTCCATAGCCCTAGGTACCCTCATAGGATTAGCCATGATTAAATTCAAGGGATTTGGAAAGACTCTAAGTTCATTTTCTGCTGGTCTTTTGTCATTTCCAAGTATTGCATGGGTGCCTTTCTCTATTCTGTTGATTGGTTTCAATGACTTTGGAATTTTGTTTGTAGTTGTCATGAGTTCAATTTTTTCAATAATGATTTCAACATATAGCAGCGTTAGAAACATACCGCCAATCTATCTTGATGCCGCTAAAAATATGGGTGCAAAAGGATTCTATTTATTTAGACATGTAACCATACCAGCTGCTACACCTTCATTAATCATTGGCATCAGACAAGCTTGGTCATTTGCATGGCATGCTATCATTGGTGCCGAAATATTGATGTCAATTGTTGGACTAGGTCATATTTTGTCTGTTGGGAGAGACTTTCTTGATATGGGTCAGGTAATTGCAAGCATGATTACTATATTTGCAATTGGATTGTTAGTTGATAGACTGTTGTTGTTTAAACTAGATGAGCGAGTGAGAAGAAAGTGGGGACTGGATCATCATCGTTAG
- the lysX gene encoding lysine biosynthesis protein LysX, producing MSKIRIVYDRVRTEEKMLEEKAIELGHDTKMIDAKVTQVSTESKKNDFDFGDVVLERCVSYFRGLHFTACLEFLDVPVINKYEVANNCGNKMITSLLLKKHNVPTPKTYFSFSPEAALENLEKVGYPLVIKPIVGSWGRGVIPLKDRETADAIIEVRELSDGPLDRIYYLQEMIKRPPRDIRGIVVGDQVISAMYRTSSGGFKTNIALGAEPILCEITKELEDVCMKASKAVGGGILGVDIMEDEKRGLVVHEVNNTVEFKGLSKVSKKNIPKEMIDFAIKQAIK from the coding sequence ATGTCAAAGATTCGTATCGTTTACGATCGAGTCAGAACAGAGGAGAAAATGCTCGAGGAAAAAGCAATCGAGCTTGGTCACGATACAAAGATGATTGATGCCAAAGTAACTCAGGTAAGTACTGAAAGTAAAAAAAATGATTTTGATTTTGGTGATGTAGTACTGGAAAGATGTGTAAGCTATTTCAGAGGTCTGCATTTTACTGCATGTTTAGAATTTCTTGATGTGCCAGTCATAAACAAATATGAAGTTGCAAATAACTGTGGCAACAAGATGATAACATCACTTTTGTTAAAAAAACACAATGTACCTACCCCAAAAACATATTTTTCATTCTCACCTGAAGCTGCACTTGAGAATCTTGAAAAAGTAGGATATCCACTAGTTATCAAACCCATAGTAGGAAGCTGGGGAAGAGGCGTCATACCTCTTAAGGACAGAGAAACTGCAGATGCGATAATCGAAGTAAGAGAACTAAGTGATGGACCATTAGACAGAATCTACTACCTTCAAGAAATGATAAAAAGACCTCCAAGAGATATTCGTGGTATTGTAGTAGGAGATCAAGTCATTTCTGCAATGTATAGAACTTCGTCTGGCGGTTTTAAGACAAACATTGCTCTTGGTGCAGAACCAATTTTGTGTGAGATAACAAAAGAGTTAGAGGATGTTTGTATGAAAGCATCAAAAGCAGTAGGTGGAGGAATATTGGGAGTAGATATAATGGAAGATGAAAAACGAGGACTAGTTGTACACGAAGTAAACAATACCGTAGAGTTCAAAGGATTATCAAAAGTTTCAAAAAAGAATATTCCAAAAGAAATGATTGATTTTGCAATCAAGCAAGCTATAAAATAA
- a CDS encoding peptidase, protein MNLFKISILFVGLFAIGLVSFQHASAEVWIPDNEFGGYFDSNGVYTVIGAVKNTQNVAIIPTITINIKDNVSMISDSYTLSIVDAGKDIPFKIKIPQVESKNAILEKPDVSFVPAKHNAIDIQVIYNTTLVKHADGHTSGFIINNDTVTVHGVKVYAVIYGKDGKFLDTGKSVETISELKPGEKTKFTMYPDPLLASKVSYYSCFALGEDPTLTLYAQKGGDRVSFTYLTAANLGNAKFDDSQNSLSFTARNPWPQVTYVNFMIPLQNDNQKFSVSLNGNPVDALQSKDPDGYWHVAFNLPYQSTSNVLISGFAEQGQPLLPAINLGNSNSTEEPQNSLSVANFRNYLLVIIPTVAVIVSVIIWKKKTD, encoded by the coding sequence ATGAATTTATTTAAAATATCAATTTTATTTGTAGGATTATTTGCTATAGGTTTAGTTTCCTTTCAGCATGCAAGTGCTGAAGTTTGGATTCCTGATAATGAGTTTGGAGGATATTTTGATTCAAATGGTGTATACACCGTCATTGGTGCTGTCAAAAATACACAAAATGTTGCAATAATTCCTACAATTACCATAAACATAAAAGATAATGTAAGTATGATTTCTGATTCCTATACTCTGTCAATAGTTGATGCAGGAAAAGACATACCATTTAAAATAAAAATACCGCAAGTAGAGAGTAAAAATGCAATTTTAGAAAAACCAGATGTAAGTTTTGTACCTGCAAAACATAATGCCATAGATATTCAAGTAATTTACAATACCACACTAGTCAAACATGCAGACGGTCACACGTCAGGTTTTATCATAAATAATGATACTGTCACAGTACATGGAGTCAAAGTATATGCTGTAATTTATGGCAAGGATGGAAAATTTCTTGATACTGGTAAAAGTGTTGAAACAATATCTGAGCTGAAACCCGGTGAAAAAACAAAGTTTACCATGTACCCTGATCCATTGCTTGCGTCAAAGGTGAGTTACTATAGTTGTTTTGCATTAGGTGAGGATCCAACATTAACACTTTATGCACAAAAGGGTGGAGATAGAGTTTCTTTTACCTATTTAACGGCAGCAAATTTAGGTAATGCAAAATTTGATGACTCGCAAAATTCACTTTCATTTACTGCCAGAAATCCTTGGCCTCAAGTAACATATGTAAATTTCATGATCCCCTTACAAAATGATAACCAAAAATTTTCTGTTTCTTTAAACGGCAACCCAGTTGATGCGTTGCAAAGTAAAGACCCAGACGGATATTGGCATGTAGCTTTCAATTTGCCATACCAATCAACTAGCAATGTTTTAATTTCAGGATTCGCAGAGCAAGGACAGCCACTTTTACCTGCTATTAATTTAGGTAATTCTAATAGTACTGAAGAACCACAAAATTCACTCTCAGTAGCCAATTTTAGAAATTATTTGTTGGTAATAATACCCACTGTTGCTGTAATTGTCAGTGTCATTATTTGGAAAAAGAAAACGGATTAG
- a CDS encoding ABC transporter ATP-binding protein: MTKLQAKNIVKHFDHNGNSVLALDGINLNVEEGDFICIVGPSGCGKSTFLNIVAGLEKPDSGEILLNGNQITTPGPDRTMVFQEGALFPWLKVIDNVEFGLKMAGIPKDERRQISERYLDMMQLTKFADSYIYQLSTGMKQRVAIARALAMDPEILLMDEPFAALDSQTRDLLLVELQLIWERTKKTIIFVTHNISESVILGNRVVVFKNRPSKIKKEFVIDYRRPRLAEDENLQKYYHQILEELKSEVMARIKDDNI; encoded by the coding sequence ATGACTAAACTACAAGCAAAAAACATTGTAAAACATTTTGATCATAATGGTAACTCTGTTCTTGCCTTAGATGGAATTAATTTGAATGTAGAAGAAGGTGATTTCATATGCATTGTTGGTCCCTCTGGATGTGGTAAATCAACATTTTTGAATATTGTAGCAGGACTTGAAAAACCTGATTCTGGTGAAATTTTACTTAATGGAAATCAAATCACAACTCCTGGTCCTGATAGAACAATGGTCTTTCAAGAAGGTGCTTTATTTCCATGGCTTAAGGTAATTGATAATGTAGAATTTGGATTAAAAATGGCTGGAATTCCAAAAGATGAACGTCGACAAATCTCGGAACGATACTTGGACATGATGCAGCTGACCAAATTCGCAGATTCGTACATTTATCAGCTTTCTACTGGAATGAAGCAAAGAGTTGCAATTGCACGAGCTCTTGCTATGGATCCAGAAATTCTTTTAATGGATGAACCATTTGCAGCACTAGATTCTCAAACAAGAGATTTACTGTTAGTAGAATTGCAATTAATTTGGGAGAGGACAAAAAAGACAATAATTTTTGTTACACATAATATTTCAGAGTCAGTAATTTTAGGAAATCGTGTTGTTGTATTTAAAAACAGGCCATCTAAAATTAAAAAAGAATTTGTAATTGATTATAGGAGACCTAGACTTGCTGAGGATGAAAACCTCCAAAAATATTATCATCAAATTCTTGAAGAATTAAAGAGCGAAGTAATGGCACGGATAAAAGATGATAACATATGA
- a CDS encoding homocysteine S-methyltransferase family protein, whose protein sequence is MVQKVPFNEAIKNKILLFDGAMGTEIQKLNPKSEDFPDGKDGFNDGLSFTRPDWIKNIHRSYLKAGADCIETNTFGSNKLKLEEYGYGEKTIEWNKKIAQLAVEVTQEFIDKPRYVIGTMGPSGFLPSSNDPSLGQKPLNEIREAYELQAEGLILGGVDALLIETSQDILEVKLAIEASHLAMKKTGKKIPLIANVTLDQYGKMLLGTNIQAAYTTVSDMGIDIFGLNCSTGPIEMTPNIQWLDEQNNLPLLVVPNAGMPENQGGKAVYKMSPDEMAKALKDFISQYPNVRIIGGCCGTNPSHISQLRKIIDQK, encoded by the coding sequence TTGGTACAAAAAGTTCCTTTCAATGAGGCAATAAAGAACAAAATTTTGCTTTTTGATGGTGCTATGGGCACAGAGATCCAAAAGCTAAACCCAAAATCAGAAGACTTTCCAGATGGCAAAGATGGATTCAATGATGGACTATCTTTCACAAGACCTGATTGGATAAAAAATATTCATAGAAGCTACCTAAAAGCAGGCGCTGACTGTATTGAAACTAATACGTTTGGATCAAACAAGCTGAAATTAGAGGAATATGGTTATGGAGAAAAAACCATAGAATGGAATAAAAAAATTGCACAGTTGGCAGTAGAGGTAACTCAAGAATTTATTGACAAGCCAAGATATGTGATTGGAACTATGGGACCAAGTGGATTCTTGCCAAGCTCAAATGATCCATCACTTGGACAAAAACCTCTTAATGAAATTAGAGAGGCATATGAATTACAAGCAGAGGGTCTTATACTGGGTGGAGTTGATGCATTGTTAATTGAAACAAGCCAAGACATTTTAGAAGTTAAACTTGCAATTGAAGCTTCTCATCTTGCAATGAAAAAAACTGGTAAAAAAATTCCATTAATTGCAAATGTGACATTAGATCAATATGGAAAGATGTTGCTTGGTACAAACATTCAGGCTGCATATACAACAGTATCTGATATGGGGATTGATATTTTTGGATTGAATTGCTCTACTGGGCCAATAGAAATGACACCAAACATACAATGGCTAGATGAGCAAAACAATTTACCACTACTTGTAGTGCCAAATGCTGGAATGCCAGAAAATCAAGGTGGAAAAGCTGTTTACAAAATGTCACCAGACGAAATGGCAAAAGCTCTCAAAGACTTTATCTCTCAATATCCTAACGTGAGAATCATAGGAGGGTGTTGCGGTACCAATCCTTCCCATATATCACAACTCAGAAAAATAATTGATCAAAAATAG
- the lysW/argW gene encoding alpha-aminoadipate/glutamate carrier protein LysW/ArgW — protein sequence MNCPECDAMLKIPDDASVGEIISCPDCGADFEIASKNGTTCQLKHAEKVGEDWGE from the coding sequence ATGAATTGTCCAGAATGTGATGCAATGTTAAAAATTCCAGATGATGCAAGTGTAGGAGAAATAATTTCATGTCCTGACTGCGGAGCAGATTTTGAGATAGCCTCGAAAAATGGCACCACTTGTCAACTCAAACACGCTGAAAAAGTCGGCGAAGATTGGGGAGAATAA
- the argC gene encoding N-acetyl-gamma-glutamyl-phosphate reductase, which yields MKVGVIGASGFVGGEMLRLLVSHPKVEISMVTSRQYVGEYVSRIQPSLKGFTDITFSELDYDKLSDKCDLVFTAVPHGTATEIVKALYDRGMKIIDLSADYRLHNAPDYDKWYGWQHPYPELLSKSVFGVPEIHREQIKKSQLVSCPGCMAVTSILALYPLVKKNLIDTEHIIVDSKIGSSGAGAGSLAGTHHALRSGVIRPYKPAKHRHTGEIEQELTEVAGKKIHVSMSPHAVDIVRGILCTNHTFLNNPMSEMDLWKLYREQYGNEKFIRLIRDKKGFYKFPDPKFVVGSNFCDVGFDIDEDNHRLVVLSASDNLMKGAAGSAIQNMNVMAGFDEMEGLRYSPLTPV from the coding sequence ATGAAAGTAGGAGTTATCGGCGCATCAGGTTTTGTGGGAGGAGAAATGCTCAGACTACTTGTAAGCCATCCCAAAGTAGAGATCTCCATGGTAACGTCAAGACAATATGTGGGAGAATATGTTTCAAGGATTCAGCCAAGCTTGAAAGGATTTACTGATATTACATTTTCTGAATTAGATTATGACAAATTATCAGACAAGTGTGATCTTGTTTTTACTGCAGTACCGCATGGAACAGCAACTGAGATAGTAAAGGCATTGTATGATCGTGGAATGAAAATAATTGATCTAAGTGCAGATTATCGTCTTCACAATGCCCCAGATTATGACAAGTGGTATGGCTGGCAACATCCTTATCCAGAATTATTGTCAAAATCAGTTTTTGGAGTTCCAGAAATTCACAGAGAACAAATTAAAAAATCACAACTTGTTTCTTGTCCTGGATGCATGGCAGTAACTTCAATACTTGCGTTATATCCACTAGTGAAAAAAAACCTAATTGATACAGAACACATCATTGTTGATTCAAAAATTGGTTCATCTGGTGCAGGTGCAGGTTCTTTGGCTGGTACCCATCATGCTTTAAGGTCAGGAGTGATCAGACCATACAAGCCTGCAAAGCACAGACATACCGGTGAAATAGAACAAGAGTTAACAGAGGTTGCAGGAAAAAAGATTCATGTTTCTATGAGTCCACATGCGGTAGATATTGTACGAGGAATATTGTGTACAAATCACACTTTCCTTAACAATCCAATGAGCGAGATGGACCTTTGGAAGTTATATCGTGAACAATATGGTAATGAAAAATTTATCAGATTAATTCGTGATAAAAAAGGATTCTACAAGTTTCCGGATCCAAAGTTTGTAGTTGGATCCAACTTTTGTGATGTAGGATTTGATATAGATGAAGACAATCATAGATTGGTGGTATTGTCAGCCTCAGATAATTTGATGAAAGGGGCAGCTGGTTCTGCCATACAAAACATGAATGTAATGGCAGGTTTTGACGAGATGGAAGGTCTCAGATATTCTCCGTTAACACCTGTGTGA